A window from Cryptomeria japonica unplaced genomic scaffold, Sugi_1.0 HiC_scaffold_905, whole genome shotgun sequence encodes these proteins:
- the LOC131069471 gene encoding uncharacterized protein LOC131069471, translating into MSLFVGNISSHVHHSELERVFRRFGRSKLELKDGYGFVVYDAVRDAEKALRALKGRIICGEHLSITWSRKQRPLRRVSGKEFQRSGYVNKFYRKEKDIKGKSFEEWEENTKDIQKHAGEEEAINNESFLCKDGRDDGVENDIFGGKRKHQNLKEALLDDRCAVEPIPLENDRWGEPLSGASNEYDMVEEATNLQNYDPYSDNRNEGDVRGSEKCQKLKSTDSYAANSSPERVSKYCSKDEIQMEYRGFGRSSERCFKCRRAGHAMCDCRSKAALSRRAKFKSVNPKQKTERNFRGNDFMRFKGPRQTNWSRRDFSRDNMLQRKDFGSDRIMGHGSRRFHHKTERFSGNRQKHSRHLSDYRKEDQTIKKTGKGDNKLRTDSISQPTGVRDKSQSSFLHSESRHETRSNSSISCSQSSFSKSYSSKSDSHLASSPHSHSPLSHSDSRSLRSHSVSSKARSQSISDRSMSRKPIVKSRSPSATMQSLSVSLSPCIRKSSIPTQVGHVLSGSFDASNAMQSLKNALPFDSHSALSEKTREKSTANANLEGDHLRLAVKIDNDLRVRIVQDEEKEQQGTNTKDTWILNPSESGGKRETAFIYREKSHSDETTDKHNISEGGIMKNEKSKSSVLEIVELPADTTTEPVVDNSRTVHEKGINDPMLSKVNVKDVAHISLQEAKLIINYSKKLPIEETEHGSSVESYFGAARLWPLELIHYRRLKRGAISTENYARRMAQNEMFGIVDKYVRSSSGWWESESHEI; encoded by the coding sequence ATGTCCTTATTTGTGGGAAATATTTCGTCCCATGTTCATCATAGTGAGCTTGAGCGTGTGTTTCGGAGGTTTGGCCGAAGCAAGCTAGAGCTGAAGGATGGATATGGCTTTGTTGTTTATGATGCTGTTAGAGATGCTGAGAAAGCTCTCAGGGCATTGAAAGGAAGGATTATCTGTGGGGAACATCTTTCTATCACATGGTCAAGAAAACAAAGACCTCTAAGAAGGGTTTCTGGTAAAGAATTTCAAAGAAGTGGCTATGTTAACAAGTTCTACAGGAAAGAAAAAGATATAAAGGGCAAATCCTTTGAAGAATGGGAAGAGAATACAAAGGACATACAGAAACATGCAGGTGAGGAGGAAGCTATAAATAACGAAAGTTTTCTATGTAAAGATGGAAGAGATGATGGAGTGGAAAATGATATTTTTGGGGGAAAAAGGAagcaccaaaatttgaaagaagcaTTGTTGGATGACAGATGTGCGGTGGAGCCCATTCCTTTGGAAAATGACCGTTGGGGAGAGCCTCTCAGTGGTGCATCAAATGAATATGACATGGTTGAAGAAGCAACCAACTTGCAGAATTATGACCCTTATTCTGATAATAGAAATGAAGGAGATGTACGTGGAAGTGAAAAATGCCAAAAACTTAAATCTACTGATTCTTATGCTGCAAACAGTTCTCCAGAAAGAGTTTCAAAGTACTGTTCAAAAGATGAAATTCAGATGGAGTACAGGGGTTTTGGGAGGTCTTCAGAAAGGTGTTTCAAATGTCGTCGAGCAGGTCATGCCATGTGTGACTGTCGTTCTAAAGCAGCTTTATCTAGAAGGGCTAAGTTCAAAAGTGTTAATCCTAAACAAAAGACGGAAAGGAATTTCAGAGGTAATGATTTTATGAGGTTTAAAGGTCCAAGACAAACTAATTGGTCAAGACGGGATTTTTCCAGAGACAATATGCTGCAGAGGAAGGATTTTGGTAGTGATAGAATTATGGGACATGGGAGCAGAAGGTTTCATCACAAAACTGAGAGGTTTTCAGGAAACAGACAGAAACATTCAAGACATCTGTCTGATTATAGAAAAGAAGATCAGACAATAAAAAAGACTGGAAAGGGGGATAATAAACTTAGGACAGATTCTATTTCACAGCCAACAGGAGTAAGAGACAAGTCTCAATCCTCCTTTCTACATTCTGAGAGCCGGCATGAGACTCGTTCTAATTCATCTATTTCTTGTTCACAGTCAAGTTTTTCCAAATCATACTCTTCAAAGTCAGACTCTCATTTGGCTAGTTCTCCTCATTCTCATTCTCCTTTGTCTCACTCAGATTCTAGGTCCTTGAGATCACATTCAGTGTCTTCTAAGGCAAGGTCTCAATCGATCTCTGACCGCTCTATGTCTAGAAAGCCCATAGTTAAATCAAGGTCACCTTCTGCAACTATGCAATCtttgtcagtatctctatctcCTTGTATTCGAAAATCATCCATTCCAACTCAGGTGGGTCATGTTTTGTCTGGATCATTTGATGCTAGTAATGCAATGCAGTCCTTGAAGAATGCTTTGCCTTTTGATTCTCACAGTGCTTTATCTGAGAAAACAAGAGAGAAGAGTACTGCCAATGCAAATTTGGAAGGAGATCATCTGAGATTAGCAGTGAAAATAGACAATGATTTGCGTGTAAGAATAGTTCAGGATGAAGAAAAAGAACAGCAAGGTACGAACACTAAAGATACATGGATTTTAAATCCTTCCGAAAGTGGGGGAAAGAGAGAGACTGCATTTATTTACAGAGAGAAATCTCATTCAGATGAGACAACTGATAAGCACAATATCTCAGAAGGTGGCATAATGAAAAACGAGAAGTCAAAGAGTTCTGTACTAGAGATTGTAGAACTTCCCGCTGACACAACTACAGAGCCAGTTGTGGACAACTCAAGGACAGTACATGAGAAAGGAATCAATGACCCTATGCTTAGTAAAGTGAATGTTAAAGATGTTGCACATATCTCATTACAGGAAGCAAAATTGATCATTAATTACTCCAAAAAATTACCCATCGAAGAAACTGAACATGGATCATCAGTAGAATCATACTTTGGTGCGGCACGCCTCTGGCCCTTAGAACTTATTCACTATCGAAGGTTGAAGAGAGGAGCTATATCTACAGAAAACTATGCGAGAAGGATGGCTCAAAATGAAATGTTTGGTATTGTTGACAAATATGTCCGAAGCAGTAGTGGTTGGTGGGAAAGTGAATCCCATGAAATTTGA